AACGAGCTGGCCGGCACCGGCGTTCAGGCCGCACACGTGGGTATCGACGTGTCGATCGGCACCGCAGTGATCCCCGGCCTGCCGACGGCCCGGCCCGAGCAGATCTCACCGCTCTACTGGGAACTGCACACCACCCACCGCGAAGAGGCCGAACGCGTCTTCCGGCTCTGAACCCCGGCGGACCAGCGGCAGCGCCCTCCCTGATGCCGCGGCTGCCGATCGGAACACGCAGCCTCACGAACCACCGCTGCGGCTACCGGAACAGCAGCCGCAGAGCGGACGGCTGACCGTCCGACGACACCACGGCGCCCGGCGGCAGGGAAGGCCGCAGCGGAACCCCGGCTCCCACATCGACGCTCCCTACGCCCCGTATACCGGAGAAGAAACGGCCGGTCAGACACGACGGATATGGCGGATCCGCGAGATCCGTCCCGGGAGCGGCGGCCGGCGCTCTACGGTGCTGCGGTGAGCGACGAGGTACAGGCGCCGGCCGGCGCGAGCGAGCCGGAGGCCGACGAGGTCCTCACCGGCGCACCGACAGCTCAGGGCGAGGCGGGCATACGGGCGTTGGGGCTTCTGCAGGACGCCCGCCGGGTGCTGACAGGGACGGACTTCATCCGGCCGGCAGAAGCCGCCGCGACGTGTGTACGGTCCACGGCGGACGCACTTCTGGGCCCGCCGGGCGCCCCGGTCACGGTGGGACTGAAGCCCGCAGCCAAGGGCCTGATATCCGCGGTGGACGCCTTCCCGACGCCGGACACGCCCTGCGACACCGAGGGACCGACCGACGCCACCGACGGGCCCCTGCCTGCCGCCGAGCCGCCGGCTGACCCCCGAAGCCGCCCGACCCACCATCTTCCACGCCGACCTGGAGCAGGTGCACACCGACGACCCAGCCGCGTACGGCGGGGTCCGTCTGGCGCGCACCGTGCTCGACCTCGCCGCAGCGGACGCGGACGCCGCCACCGGCCTGGCCGAGCGCACCCGCCACCTCAACCGCCTGGCCGACGTCGACGGCCGGCTGCCGCCCTGCTCCGCCCCGGCCCGCAGGAGCACGTCCTGGTGAGGCAGCTCCACCACCTGACCGCCGACGGCACCTTCCTCACAGAACCGGCGTCGGCCCCCACTCTGTCCCGCAGTACCCGACCCCAAGGCAGGGTATGAAAACGACCACCGGTCCCCGGCACCCGGCACTTCCGCTCTCCTCGCGCCAGGAATTGTGCTGGGAGTGGGAGCGCTGCCACGGCAAGCCCTATCCTGCGGTGGTCTCGATCGACTGCTCGACCGCCCTGCGGCTCCTGGGGCCGCTGGACGCCGGCGCGCTGCGGGAGGCCTTCGCCGAGGTCACACTCCACCACGACGCCCTGCGCCTGCGGCTGGACGAGCCGCCGGAGCGGGCCGCCGACGTCGTCCGGCCCCACCAGACGCTTCGCGCCACGCCCCTGCCGCTGGAGGAGGCCCTGCTGCCCGCGCGGCCGTACCCGCTCCTGGTGGACCTCAGCACCCGCCCCTTCGACGTCACCGAAGCCCTGGGACGCGCCTACCTGCTGCGCGCGGCCCCCGACCACCACGTCCTGCTCACCTGCTTCCACCACCTGGTGTTCGACGCGGCCAGCCACCGCCTCTTCCTCAGCGACCTGGCCCACGCATACAACCGGAGGGTGGCCGCCGGGGTACCGCTGCGGCCCGCCTTCTCCTACCTCGACCTCATCCGCGCCGAGTCCACCCGCCAGGCCCTGGACGACCGCGCAGCCCGCCTGGCCGCCCGGGCCGCGCTGTTACAGACGTACGGCGCCGGGGACCTGCTGCCAGGCCGTACCGCCGGGCCCCCCGCGCTGCGCCACCGCTACGACGAGGAACCCCTCGACTTCTCCACCGAGCAGACCCGGCAACTTCTGCACGCGGCCCGGGCCGCCAGGGTCTCCCTGTACTCGCTGCTGACCGCGGCGTTCGCCAGCGCCCTCGGCCATCACTTCGGCCGGGAAAGGATGATCCTCTCCACGCCGTCCCACGGCCGGCTGCGGCCCGAACACCGCACCGCCGTCGGTGACTTCGCCAACATGGTGCAGATCCCGGTGGACGTGTCGCAGGACGGCGGGCACCGGCTGCTGCGGCAGACGCACGAGGCCGTCCGCGAGGCCTCGGCCACCGTCGACCTGCCGTTCGGGCTGCTCGCCGAGACCGTGCTGGGCCGCAGCGGCGACGCCGGCTTCTTTCGGTACGCCCTCGGGCACGCCGCGCTGCGCCTGCACGGGGTGACCGGCTGGGCCCTGGACCGGCAGCGCGACGACGCCACCCCGATGCACGCGATGCGCACCGACGTCATGCCCATAAGCCAGGACTCTTCCCGTTTGACCTACGCCACCCGCCAGGCGTCCGACGCGGCGGCGGCCACGCTCGCGCTCAGTCTCACCATGACGCAGGACGCCCGCCTGTCCGGGGCACTGCGCCACGAGAGGGCCTACCACGGCCCGCACACCGCACGCTCGATCCTGCACCACCTCCGTGAACGCCTGGGCGCACTGTCCGGCTCGGCCGGGACGTGAGGCGTCGGCAACCGGTGCCGGCACAGGGAGCCGGAGGCGCGCGCCGCAGGCAGGGCGTACACGTACTGCCGCCGGCACCTCAACGCGTCGATGGTCCGGTGCGCACAGACGGCCCGCACAAGTGCCCGCCGATGCATCTCCACCGCATCTCGTTGGCTTCACATGGCGCGCTCCTTCCGCGCTGCGCGGGGGAGAAGCCGAACATGGTCAACGGCAACGCGTCCCGACGTCGAGGAGTGACCGGAGGATCCGACCGTGCCTGCGGACCGTCGCCTCCGCAACGGGAGATACCGACTACTCCAACGGCAGCCTCCGACCAGCGCAGACAGCTCGACTCCCGCCCCACCTCACCGAACACCACGTCGACAGACCGCACATCGACCAACGTCACCCCGCCCCGCCCCGCCCCGCTTCTGCCCCCTGCACACCGACACGAACGGCTCACCGGCCATCGGGTAATGAGTCCAACAGAAAATCAGCCGACCCCGCCCGGCCCAACCAGCCCTCAGTCGAACAGGCCGAGATCCGCCAACTGCTGGCGCTGCGCATCCGACAACGATGCCCGCCGACTGCGCATATTGCTGCGCCACACCCCCAGACGCACCTCGGTACCGTCCTCCAGCCGCTCTCTGTGGGCCCGTGGAACGGCCACAGACCCAGTACGCGCCTTGTACTGCACCAACGCCCCCGCACCCCGCTCGAACGCCCCAGCGCCACCCTTGAGCGGCTTGGCAGGTGCCTCCCGGGCCGCGGACAGGGGCGCGATGCCGAGCTGCTCCAAACGCTCCCGCTGCCCGTCTGCCAAGGCCTGCCAGACGGCCGGCTGACGCTGCCTGGCGAGCCATGCCCCGACGTCCAACCCGCTGACGGTCACGCCGGGCTGCACCTCGGTCTGGCCGCCCTCGTCGCGCAGGAGTTCGCGGACGGCCGCGTAGTGGCGCTGCCAGGTGACAGGCCAGGCCGGGTTCCAGTCGCAATCGATCGCGGCCAGCGCCGCGGCGCGTTCAGGATGCCTGTCCAACACACCTGGCCTGCGCAGATTGGATACAAACTGTCCGACGGGCTTGCCGAGAGCGACGGCTGTACGCGGCGCACAGAGAGTGAAGTGCTGCTCGAAGTAGGCACGGCAGGCAGCAAGGTTCTCCTCGAAAGCCGCATCAGCGGCGTCCCAGACCATGCCGAGCTGCTCCAGCCGCCGGGCGCGCTGGCCGGTCATCTGACAAATCTGCCAAAGATCACTAGATGAACGATGCGTCGACCTGTTGGTCTAGTGATCGTTTCAGGATTGCTTGACCTCGTGTCGTGCGGAATTGAGCTGGGGTTTCCCTTGAGTTCCGGAAGCCCCAGAGGCTCTGAAGTGCGCGTTCAGTGATCGTTTCGGAATGTAGTGACCGTCGTGGGATTTCCCTCTGCTGCTTGGCGGTGCTGGGGCTGCTGTTGCAGAGGACAGCCCGAGGTTGGCGAGGTCGCGTACGGTCTGACTCTTCCTGAGGGCGCCGTTTCGCGCAGATCAGCGCTCGTGCAGCGCCTTCCACAGCTCGATGAAGGCCTGGCGGGCGATCGCGTGGTCGGCGCCCTCGGGGCCGTCGAAATGCTCGGCGACGGATCGGATTTCGGTGTGCTGGCTGCCGCGCTGCCACCGAGTTGCGGGGGTGGACCAGGTGTCCGGTCGGCCGATCCTTGCCGCGTGGCGACCGCGTCCCGCAGAAACTCGTGACTGCGCGCTGCGGTGCCACGGATCCCCGGCAGTGGTCGGCGGGACAGTCGCATAGACCGCAGTCAGGATGTCTGTCACGCGGGCTTGTCCCAGGTCCATGGTGGTCAGGTCAGGAGGGTGGCGAAGACGCTGGCCGCGGTGGTGGCGAGGGTGATGACTGCAGCGAAGGCGACGGCGGCGCGGGTGAGTGCGGTGGGGTAGGTCGCGCCGTCCATGTGGGCGAGTTTGCCGGCGCCAGCGGCGGTCAGCAGCGCGACGACGATCACGAGGGCGGTGGCGAGGAGGACGACGGCGACGGTCACGGCAGACTCCCAGTACACGAAGGTGTGTTGACGTGGACGAAGGTCGTGGAAGTGGTGTTCGCCGGGGTTCGCCGGGACGAAGATGAACACCAGCGAACACATCACGGCCCGGGGGCGAGCACGTGCACGACGAGCAGAACGGCCACAATCCGGCACTCACCGAACTGCGCAGGAGGCTGAAGCGGTCTGGCCCGCATGCGGCTGGACAAGACGGCTCTGGCCGGACGGGCGGGGCTGGGGCGCACGATCGTGTCGCAGGCATTCCAGGCCGACGGGCCGGTCCCCTCGGCACGGACCGTGGCCGCGCTGGCCCAAGCCTTGAAGCTGCCCGTCGAGGAGTTACTGGTGCTGCGGCGGGAGGCGGCCCGGGGTGGCGTTGACGAACGGCCGGGGCCCGGAAGGTTGATCGCGGACTGGGAACCGTACGATCTAGAGATCCATCCGGCTGGGCACAGCAAGGCGGTTGACGGCTCCGACGTGCCCGGTACCCGGCCGCTGCCCGGGTACGTGCGGCGTGACCATGACCGCGTGCTGGACGAGGCTGTCAAGGATGTGGCGGCCGGCCGCAGTCGGATCGTCATCCTGGTGGGTACCTCGTCGACCGGGAAGACCCGAGCCTGTTGGGAGGCCGTGCAGCCGCTCGCAGAAAAGAGGTGGCGGCTATGGCATCCTTCGACCCGACCCCTGCCGGCGCAGCCCTGGAAGACCTCCACCGTGTCCAGCCGCGCACCGTGGTGTGGCTGAACGAAGCCCAGCACTACCTCGGTTATCGGGAAGCCGGCGAACGGATTGCCGCCGCACTCCAGACTTTGCTCACCACTCCAGAACGTGGCCCCGTACTTGTACTGGGCACCCTCTGGACCGAGTACGACACCCGGTACACCGCCTTGCCGTCATCAGAGGGGCAAGACCCGCACAGCCGGACCCGGGAACTCCTGTCCGGCCGCACCCTGAGCGTCCCCGAGACGTTCGACGCTCAGGCCCTGGCTACGGCCAAAGCCCTTGCCGGTGACCGGCTACTGACCGACGCCCTCACCCGTGCTGGGGCCGACGGGCCTCTGGCTCGTTCAACAGAGCGTCGACCGACGCGAACAGCTCTTCCCGGGAACCCCATCTGGATGATGACGTCCATCTCGTACTCGGCCACTGGGTGGCTCGCGTCCGGCGGGCTGGCCGGGTTCCGAGAGCCGACTGCACAAGGCTAGAGGTCACCTCCCAACTTGCCGCCCTCGTCTGCCGCTGAGTCACATGTGCCGAAGCACGATAGTTGTCACCATCGGCATCCGCTGTCCTGCGGCTTCAAGTAGGACAAAGCGTGGTGGTTGTCACCGACTTGGTTTTGTGGTTGGTGCCGGGCGGCGGCCCTCGGCGATCACGGGCCATATTTCGCGCGCCCTGCGCGAACCCCGCCTCCTACGATCGCCTGGTACGACTGCTGGAGGGGCGGAAATGCTCGAGGACATCGGGGACAGGACAGCGGCAGCGACGCGGCTCGCGGGAGGTGCGCCGCTGCACAGCACGCTCGATGTCGCCGACCCCGCTGACTGGCTCACGCTGGACGCAGCAGTACGCGAGGCGGCCTGGTACCGCCCGCAGTTCCGTCCGGGGTGGGAGCACTCCGCCCCACTGCCCGTCGACCTCACTCAGCTCGGCGAGTCCCGGCTCGCACTCGCCCTCTGCCACCGCGACGGGCGGATCCGTCAGGAGGCTCTGCGCCAGTCGGTCCGGTACCCCGGCCTGCTGCCGTTGGTCGTGATCCGCTGCACCGACTGGGTCGAGCCGGTGCGCGAGCACGCCCGGCGGCTGCTGCGCGAAGCCCTGAATGTGGACTCTGCCCTCGACCTCGCGCCGCTCATCCTCCGCGTCGGCCGCCGCGACAGAGGTGCCTTCGGCGTCGAGGCGCTCGGCCACATCCTGCGTCAGGCAGCCCACGGGCAGCTCGCTGTACTCTTCGCTGACCCCGACCGCATCGTCCGGCGGTTCGCCTACCGGCTGGCCGTCGAAGGCCGACTGCTCCGTCCCGCCGAGCTGGCCCGCGCGGCCGCCCGGGACCAGGACACCGTGGTCCAGGACCTGTGTGCCACAGCGGCGCTCACGGCTCTGGGGGATGAGGAGGCCTACGAGGGTGTGCTGCCTCCACTGCTGTGCGCCCGCAACCCACGTGTCCGTTCGGCCGGCGTCACCGCGCTGAGACGGGCAGGGCGGTCGAAGCAGGCGGAGTCGTTTCTCAGCGACCGTTCCGTGCTCGTGCGTGCTTGTGCCCGGTATGTCGTACGACAACAGGGTGGTGACCCGGCGGCCTGGTACCGGGAGCGGTGCACGGCAGCGGACGACCCCGAGTTGCCGCCCGGTGCGGTCTTCGGGCTGGCCGAGTGCGGGAACCGCGCGGACGCCGTGCTGCTGCGGCCGCTGCTCGTGCACCCGGCGGCCGGGGTGCGGGCGCGAGCGGTGGCAGGGTTGCGGGCGCTGGACTGTGTGGATGCGAAGCAGTTACGGCCGCTCCTCGACGACCCTGCCGCCGGGGTTGTCCGCGAGACCGCCGCCGCCTTGCTGCCCTCGGCCAAGGAGCTGCCCGCTGACTGGCTGTTGGAGCGCACCAACTACGAGCGACCGCGGCACGTCCGCGTCGGCGCGTTCCGGCTGCTCGACGAGCGTGGCGGCATCGTGGCGCTCCGGGCGGCAGTCGGTCTGTTCGAGGATCCGGATATGAAGCTGCGCACCTGGGCCGCGCAATCAGTGCAGCGCTGGCATCCGTCACCGGACGGGCGGCGCGGGGATCCGGAGGTGGGTGAACTGCTCGACCGCAGCCGACACCTCTTCAGCGACCACGTGCTGCGCCGGCGCAAGTGGGAAGCCGGGGTGGACAGCTGAGACTGCACCGCGGTCCAGAACTCCGCTCGACACTCGCCGCCCGGTGGCCCTGGTGACAGCACGCCTGCCTTGGTGACAACTATCGTGCTTCGGCTCAAGTGCTCAGTCACAACGAGCGGGTGCCGGGCTCCCGGGTTGGTGGGGGTTAGTAGTCGAGGTCGAGGTAGTCGATGTCGTTGAGGGTGACGTCGGAGAGTCCCGTGGCGCGGGCTCCGTTGTCCTGGAAGTAGATCTCTTTGAATCCTTCGGCGATGATCTGGCGCATCTGCTGGTCGCTGGCTCCGGTGTCGCGGGCGTTGAACAGGCGCTGTGCGTAGGCCGGGGGGAGATGGACGGTGAGGCGGCGGAAGCGTCCGTCGTCGGTGGTGCCGACGGGTGCGGTGTAGCCGAACCGGGCCCTGGTCTCCACGGTGATGCCCGTGGTGGTGGCGGCCTGCTTCCGGCGGCGTTTGCGGACCTGGGGCTGCCACCGCTGCCGTACGGCGGCGTCGATCCGTTCGGCGATGGCCTGTGGCGGGTGTTTGCGTTCGCCCTTGCGGTAGCGCTCCACCGACCGTTGGCTGACCCCGATCTCGCGTGCGACGGCTTTGGTCGTCTTGAGCTGCTTGATCAGGAAGTTGATGCGCGCCTGGAGTGTCTTGGGCGGCTGGCGGGTGAACGCTTCCCGGTCGGCTCGTTCGATGGCGTCGTCGATCTCTGCCACGGCTCAGCCCTTCTCGACGGTGGGGTCCTGGCCACCCGTGTTGGCCAGCGGGATCCAGGTCTTATGCATCGGGCCGGTGTCGGGCACTGGCCTACTCTCCTTCGTCGAGGACGGCGTCGCCGCCCTTGATGTGGCGGGCGGGGTTGTGGCCCTGTTCCATCAGGTCGACCGCCCAGAGCATCGACTGGACGCCTTCGAGTTTGGCCAGGCCGGGGGTGGGTCCGAGGCGGAATCCGCCGGGCTGGGGCTTGCCGGAGGCGGCGTAGGGCAGGAAGTCGAGCGGGCTGTCCCCGGGCGAGGGGTAGACGACGCAGTCGGAGAGTACGGCGAGCGGGTACAGCCCCGTCATCTTGGCCATGTTGGTGAGTTTGCGGTGCATGTTGACCCGTGCTTTGGAGATGACGGCGGCGCGGATGTCGGGGCGCCAGGTGGGGCGTTGGAGGGCGGGCCACCGTTCGCCTTCCTTGTATTTCTTGCCCTGGGGGCGTTCGCGCAGTTTGCCGATGCCGCCCTTGACGGTGGCCTTGATGGCGGCGAGGACGGCCGCCATCGCCGGGTCGGTGTCCTTGTGCCGCTCCATCGCCGCCAGGAACTGAACGTCCGTGAGCTCCTTGGTGACGCCGAGGTCGGCGAGGGTGTCGACGTACGCCTCCTTGAGCCGGTCGTGCCACGGGTCCAGGTACGCGCCGGTCCCGCGGCGCAGGTACCCCTCCAGGGGAGCCACGTTGTGGCCGAGTTCCTGGGCGTAGGCGACGGTGTGTGTCTGGTACCAGGCAGGTCCCGTCGGCCGGCTGCCGTCCGGGGTGAACGGCGAGGGCAGGCGCGGGTCCACCTCGACGTGGGAGAGGTCGACCAGCCAGCTCCCGGGGATCTTCGGGTTGAACGTCGGGCCCACGAAGTGGTCGGGGGCGGACAGGCCGACGACCAGGCGGGCCGCGGCGGCGAGGAACGCCGTGTTCAGGTCCAGGCCGACCGCGAAGGGCAGCGTGCACTCTTCATCGCTGAGCAGGTCCACCGGCCGCACCCACTGGTACGCCTCCTCGTTCAAGAACCCGCCGCTCCAGCCGCTGTCCACGACGACGGGGTGTTCGGGGGTGGCTTCCGGCGGCGCAGGGTCCATCGGCTCGGTGCCAAGGCTGCCGGGGTTGTGGCCGGGCACCCAGTTCCCGCTCGCCTCGTCGCGCACCGCGCGGGTGGGCGGGCGCAGCGCGGTCATCAGCTCCAGCCCCGATACGGCCGTCGACCCGCGCGGGGTGATGACCCGGGTCGCGTACACGCCGAGGACGCGGGCGATGTCGGCCGGCTCCATCTCCGCCACCCCGGGCCAGGACCGCTCGTCGAGGGCGTCCCAGGACAGGATCGCGAACTGCACGCACTGCCGCTCGCGGCCCTGGGCCTTGCGGTAGATCCTTGCCCAGGGGCCGAACCCGCGCTGGGTGAGCCGCCACTTCGCCTTGGCCACCTGTTTGACCACGGGGTGGTCCTCGGGCAGGCGCAGGGAGCGGCGCTGTTCGTGGCCTTCCAAGCGCTCGGGCAGTCCGAGTTTCACGGCGGCTGCGGCGGTGAGGACGATCAGCGGGTCGGAGTCCTTGCCGTAGCGGTTGAGCTTCGCGGCACCGAGGCCGGACTCGCGCAGCGTCCACTCCACCAACTCCGGAACGGTGGTCGCCGGGCAGTCCAGCACGATCCCGCCCGTGCCGTACGCGCAGCCGTCACCGTCCAGGACCGCGAGCGGGCCGTGCGGGAAGCGCGGGTCTGCTGCGGGCTGCGCCGCCCTCTTCGTGGCCGGACGCCGCGACGGCGCAGCGGGCCGGACGGCAGGGCGTGCCGGCGCCGCAGCCGGAACGGCGGAAGCCTGCGGGGCCGGGGCATCTGCCGTCTCCGCCCTGGACGCACCCGGTTCGGCAGACGCCGCAGGCACGGTCGCGGCAACCGGAGCTGTCGGAGCTGTGCCGGGGGCGGGGTACTTCGCCGCCCACCCGTTCAGTAGCCGCTGGTAGGCATCCAGGCGCGGCGACTTCGGCTCGCTGCGGCCGTTCTCCCAGTTCTTCACCGACTGGGTCGTCGTCTTCAACGCGGTGGCCAGGCGGGCCTGCGTGATGCCGGCAGCTTCACGCAGCCGGGCACGCTCCGCCGGAGGCGGCAGGTGCGGCTCCTCGTTCAACAGAGCGTCGACCGACGCGAACAGCTCTTCCTCAGATGCCATATCCCCGCACCTTCACATCAGAACCCGACATCGCTTAGCCAGAAAATTACCCCATTCCTTAACCTCTGCGTGCCCGAGGTCGGCGAGTGCGGCGAGCTTGTCGGGTGAATGCGGTTCTTTACTTGGCGGACGAGCGCAGTACTTGGCGGCTCTCGTTGGCCCTTGAGCGTTGCAGCTAGCCCGTGCCTACCCCCCTCGGGCGGCACACTGCCCCGGCTCTTGAGGTTCAGGCGGGGGCGTTAGCCTCAGCGGATGATTCCTGAGCCGCCACCGAAGGTCATCACGCGTCTCCGCGACGGGCGGATCCACGCCTACGTCGTGGGCGTCGGCGTCTACGGGACGCTGGAGCCCGCAGCGGTTTTCCAGCCGCGGGATGGCGAGGAGGTCGTAGCGTCGGTGGTCCGGCAGGATTTGGAGCGGGTCGTGTACACGACGCTGAACGGAGTCGTCTGCCTCACGCGCGCCGGCGACCTCATGTGGGCTGCGGACTTCGAACCGCACTCTGACGTACGCCATGGCCACCGGCCTGGCTGTGCGCTGTCTCTGGACGGCCGGACGGTGTGGGTCTACCGGCCGGACGCGATGGCGGGCCGCGGGGGCGGAGACCAGTGGGTTGTGCACGATGCCGACAGCGGTGTGGTTGTCGCCCGTCGGGAGCTGGAGACGGTCGGGCACGGCGCCTTCCACCACGTGCATCCCGTGGACGGCAGCGTCTACCTCGACATTGGTGAGGGCCAGGACGGATCCGTCATTCTCCGAAGCACGGGCGGGGCGGACAGCGAGCCGGAATTCGTCACGTACCCGTGGCCGGACCGCTGCCTGATCGACCTGGCTCCGTCCGGGCACCAGTTCATGACCGTGGACCACGGGCAGGCGGACGTCGCCTTCCACGACCACCCCAACGGGGACGTGCTCTTCACCCTCCCCGTCGAAGCCTTCGGGTACGACCCGGAGGAGTCCTTCGTGGAATGGAGCGGCGGCTACCTGACCGAGGACACGGCCATCGTCACCCTGGGCGGTGAGAGTCAGGACGAGGAGGAGTGGTTTCGCTACCACCTGGTCGACGTACGCACGGGCACCCTCAGCGGCGAGTTCACCGTTGAGGCGAGCAACCCGTACGAGCTGGTGCCCCTGGGCGACGGTTCCTGGCTCACCGGCGGCCCCGGCGGCGACCCCGTCCGTTGGTCCAGCGCTCCGCAGCCGCCGCCGCACCCGGCCGTACCAACCTCTCCATACGAGAGGCGGCAACCGTGACGGCAGACCCCCGGGACGCATCAACTTCCTGCTGAAGCAGCTCAAGACGACCAGGGCCGTAGCCCAGGAACTCGGCATCACCCAGCGCTCCGTGGAGCGCTACCGCACTGGCGCGCGCAAGCAGCCGCCCTAAGGAGATCGCCGACCGGATTGGCGCGGCTGTACGCGCCCGCTGGCAGCCCCGCGTTCCGCGACCGGCGCCGCAAGCAGGCCGCCGCCACGACCGGAATCACCGTTGAGCCCCGCGCCCGGTTCGCCTACAGCGCGCCGATCGGCACCACCGACGACGGCCGCACACGGCGCATCACCTCTTCGACACACAGAAGGGCATCAGCGACCAGTCGATCCACGAAGTTATCGCCGAAGGCATCCAGGAAACATATTTTTTACCACGGATGACCCGCCGACCATCTCGAAGTCGAATTCACAGGCATCGACTACATCGATATCTCACTCTAAAAGAAAGTACCTGCCTAGGAGAAATATTGAGCTTTCCGTAAGCGGCCAGGGAAAGGACGTCCAGTTCGTCGGGCTTCTTCTTGCCCATCACGCGGCGCAGGATGTCGGCCTCGCCCAGCGAGTACCCGGCGATGATCTGGGCGGCCTTCTGCACCTGCTCCTGGTAGACGATCAGGCCGTAGGTGACCGCCAGGACCTCTTCGAGCGGCTCCTCGAGCTCCTTGTGGATCGGGGTGATCTCCTGGAGCTTGTTCTTGCGGAGCGCGTAGTTGGTGTGCGAGTCCATGCCCATCGGGCCGGGACGGTAGAGCGCGGAGACGGCGGAGATGTCTTCGAAGTTGTCGGGCTTCATCAGGCGCAGCAGCGAGCGCATGGGGCCGCCGTCGAACTGGAAGACGCCGAGGGTCTCACCGCGCTGGAGCAGTTCGAAGGTCGTCGGATCGTCGAGCGGCAGGGCCAGCAGGTCGAGGTCGATGCCCTTGTTGGACTTCACCATCTTGACGGCGTCGTCCATGATCGTCAGGTTGCGCAGGCCGAGGAAGTCCATCTTCAGCAGGCCGAGCGACTCGCACTGCGGGTAGTCCCACTGGGTGATGGTCACGCCGTCCGTGTGCCGCACCCAGATGGGGGCGTGGTCGACGATGGGCTCGCTGGACATGATCACGCCGGCCGCGTGCACACCCATCTGCCGGACCAGGCCCTCGACGCCCTTGGCGGTGTCGATGACCTTCTTGACGTCCGGTTCGTTCTCGTACATCGACCGGATCACGCCGTACGCGGATGCCTTCACGGCCAGGCGCACGAGCTCGTCGGTCGCGGTGCCAGCAGACGGCGCGCCCGCATCCGAGCGGGGCTCAG
The sequence above is a segment of the Streptomyces asoensis genome. Coding sequences within it:
- a CDS encoding condensation domain-containing protein, which translates into the protein MKTTTGPRHPALPLSSRQELCWEWERCHGKPYPAVVSIDCSTALRLLGPLDAGALREAFAEVTLHHDALRLRLDEPPERAADVVRPHQTLRATPLPLEEALLPARPYPLLVDLSTRPFDVTEALGRAYLLRAAPDHHVLLTCFHHLVFDAASHRLFLSDLAHAYNRRVAAGVPLRPAFSYLDLIRAESTRQALDDRAARLAARAALLQTYGAGDLLPGRTAGPPALRHRYDEEPLDFSTEQTRQLLHAARAARVSLYSLLTAAFASALGHHFGRERMILSTPSHGRLRPEHRTAVGDFANMVQIPVDVSQDGGHRLLRQTHEAVREASATVDLPFGLLAETVLGRSGDAGFFRYALGHAALRLHGVTGWALDRQRDDATPMHAMRTDVMPISQDSSRLTYATRQASDAAAATLALSLTMTQDARLSGALRHERAYHGPHTARSILHHLRERLGALSGSAGT
- a CDS encoding helicase associated domain-containing protein, producing MTGQRARRLEQLGMVWDAADAAFEENLAACRAYFEQHFTLCAPRTAVALGKPVGQFVSNLRRPGVLDRHPERAAALAAIDCDWNPAWPVTWQRHYAAVRELLRDEGGQTEVQPGVTVSGLDVGAWLARQRQPAVWQALADGQRERLEQLGIAPLSAAREAPAKPLKGGAGAFERGAGALVQYKARTGSVAVPRAHRERLEDGTEVRLGVWRSNMRSRRASLSDAQRQQLADLGLFD
- a CDS encoding helix-turn-helix domain-containing protein yields the protein MRLDKTALAGRAGLGRTIVSQAFQADGPVPSARTVAALAQALKLPVEELLVLRREAARGGVDERPGPGRLIADWEPYDLEIHPAGHSKAVDGSDVPGTRPLPGYVRRDHDRVLDEAVKDVAAGRSRIVILVGTSSTGKTRACWEAVQPLAEKRWRLWHPSTRPLPAQPWKTSTVSSRAPWCG
- the tpg gene encoding telomere-protecting terminal protein Tpg yields the protein MAEIDDAIERADREAFTRQPPKTLQARINFLIKQLKTTKAVAREIGVSQRSVERYRKGERKHPPQAIAERIDAAVRQRWQPQVRKRRRKQAATTTGITVETRARFGYTAPVGTTDDGRFRRLTVHLPPAYAQRLFNARDTGASDQQMRQIIAEGFKEIYFQDNGARATGLSDVTLNDIDYLDLDY
- the tap gene encoding telomere-associated protein Tap, with protein sequence MASEEELFASVDALLNEEPHLPPPAERARLREAAGITQARLATALKTTTQSVKNWENGRSEPKSPRLDAYQRLLNGWAAKYPAPGTAPTAPVAATVPAASAEPGASRAETADAPAPQASAVPAAAPARPAVRPAAPSRRPATKRAAQPAADPRFPHGPLAVLDGDGCAYGTGGIVLDCPATTVPELVEWTLRESGLGAAKLNRYGKDSDPLIVLTAAAAVKLGLPERLEGHEQRRSLRLPEDHPVVKQVAKAKWRLTQRGFGPWARIYRKAQGRERQCVQFAILSWDALDERSWPGVAEMEPADIARVLGVYATRVITPRGSTAVSGLELMTALRPPTRAVRDEASGNWVPGHNPGSLGTEPMDPAPPEATPEHPVVVDSGWSGGFLNEEAYQWVRPVDLLSDEECTLPFAVGLDLNTAFLAAAARLVVGLSAPDHFVGPTFNPKIPGSWLVDLSHVEVDPRLPSPFTPDGSRPTGPAWYQTHTVAYAQELGHNVAPLEGYLRRGTGAYLDPWHDRLKEAYVDTLADLGVTKELTDVQFLAAMERHKDTDPAMAAVLAAIKATVKGGIGKLRERPQGKKYKEGERWPALQRPTWRPDIRAAVISKARVNMHRKLTNMAKMTGLYPLAVLSDCVVYPSPGDSPLDFLPYAASGKPQPGGFRLGPTPGLAKLEGVQSMLWAVDLMEQGHNPARHIKGGDAVLDEGE